Genomic window (Gelria sp. Kuro-4):
CGACCTGGAGCAGGCGCGGCGCGTGAGCGACCGGGTGGTCCTCATCGTCGGCGGGTGCAAAGTGGAGGAAGGCGCCACGGCAGACTTTTTCTTGTCGCCCCAGACGGAAACCGGGCGGGCCTTCCTGGCGGGACGCCTTGCGGAAAACAGCGGGGAGGTGCACTGATGTCCTACTTATCCCTTACCTTATCCCTCTCCTTCGTCGGTCTCGCCATGTTCATCTCCCTCTGGCAGCACCTGAAGCTGGAGAAGGACCTCCTGGTGGGTACGGTGCGGGCCTTTATCCAGCTGACTGCGGTGGGTTACGTGCTGAAGTTTATCTTCGAGCCGGCCGGCTGGCAGTACGTCACGCCCATGCTGGCAGTGATGGTGCTCGTGGCAGGCCAGAACGCCGCCCGGCGCGGCGAGGGGCTGCCCGGCGCCTTCCGCCTGGCGACGCTGGCCATTGCCGTGGCCGAAGCCGTAACCTTGGGGATGCTGGTAGGGCTCGGGATCATTCCGTTCACACCGCAGTATGTAATCCCCATCAGCGGCATGGTAATCGGCAACGCCATGGTCGCCTCCGGCCTCACTCTCAACCGGCTGCGGGCGGAGGTGGCGGCCCAACGGCCCGGCATCCTGGCCGCCCTAGCCCTAGGCGGCACCTCCCGCCAGGCGGCAGAGCCCGCCCTCAAAGCGGCGGTCAAGGCCGGCATGATCCCCACCGTGGATTCCATGAAGACGGTAGGCCTGGTGCAGCTGCCGGGCATGATGACCGGTCAGATCATCGCCGGCGCCAGCCCGGTGGAAGCGGTTAAGTACCAGATCCTGGTGCAGTTCATGTTGAGCGCCTCGGTCGGGATCACCAGTATGCTGGTGGCCCTCCTGGGCTACCGCCTCTTTTTTACCTCGACCCACCAGCTACGCCTTCCAGGCACCATCCCCGGCCGTTAGCACCCGAAAGACAGGGGGCATAGCTTTGCTCTTAACCACGTGCAGCTACATTCCTTTGGAAATCCCGTTGGCCCTGGGCATACCGGCGCGAAGGTTGATCGCTAAGCCCGCCGGCCCCCAGGCCGATCCCTATCTACCCCGGGATTTTTGTCCCTACGCGCGCGGCGTGCTGAGCCAGGTCTCGGCCGATGAGGCGTCTCGCGCGCATCTAGGCGTGGCCGTGGCCGGCTCCTGCGATGCAATGCGGCGGGTTTATGACGCGCTGCGGCACTACGCTCCAGGCATTCGCAGCTATTACCTGGACGTACCCCGGACCCAGGATCAGGATGCCGTTTCCTACTACGCCGGTGTGCTCCGCTCTTTTGCCCGTGAGCTGGCGGCCGGCTACCCCGGCGCTCCGCCGGAAAAGGAATGGCCCGAGCGGCTTCGGCAAGCGGCTGAGGAGCTGAACTTTCTGCGCCGCGCCCTCCTTACAGCCTATCCAACAGCCGAACCTGTTCCGAACAGCTCCGGCAGCGGCGAGAAGCCGCTTCGGGCGTGCGCTACTGTCACTGAGTGGGTAGAGCTCTGCCTCGCGCTGAACGAGGCGCTCGCGCTCCCGGGCCCCAGCCGGCCCCACCGGCTGCAGGCAGTCGAGGCCGTCCTACGCCAGAGAACCGCGCCGGCGGCGCTGCGGGGGCCGGCGGTGCTCCTTACGGGGAGCTTCCTGCTCGATGCTACAGTACCGGCGGCAATCGAGGCCACTGGGTTCAGCATTGCCGCCGTGGACTCCTGCCTGGGTTGGCGAAGCCTAAAGGTGATGCTCCCGGAAGCAGAGGGGGATATCTTTTCCCGCTTGGCTGCAGCCTACCTCAGAAAGCCTCCCTGCCCGCGCCTGCTTGTTCGCGAGGCCCGCCGCCGCTGGCTGGACGCGCTCCTCTTTACAGAGGGGAAGGCGGCCAAGGTCGACGGTGTGGTTTACTTCGTACCAAAATTCTGCGATCACGGGTACTATGAAAGCGTGGATGTCAAGGACCGGCTCTCTGAGTATGGCCTGCCTTTCCTTCTCTTGGAAGGCGAATATGGCGCCGGGCTCACCGCCCAAACGCGCACCCGGCTCGCCGCTTTCCGGGAACTGCTGGAGGAAAGGAGAAGGGCCCAAGGCGCGCTCGAGGCAAAAGAGGAGTGACGGGCATGAAAGAGAAGAAAGGAACAATAAGATCCGGCCCCCTCTCTCCCGGAGGCAACGTACGCGGTCTGCAGCTCGCTCGCATGTTCCTCACAAATAACCTGACGTATTTCCTGGCCCGCCTGGCCCTCAGGCCGCTCGGGCGTCGGCTCCGGCCCTACCAGGAAGCGGCGGTCCAGGGTATCCTTGCGGAACTCCATGCCGCTTATTCCGGGGAGAAGCCCGTAATCTTTGCCAGTGCCTTCGTACCAACGGAGCTCATCTACGGGCTCGGCGCCATCCCCGTTCTGCCTGAAGTGTGGAGCGGTTTCGCCGCGGCGGCCGGGTTCGGTGCGCCGGCGGTAACCGCTTCCGAGGCGGCCGGTTACTCTCAAGACCTGTGCAGCTTTCACCGCTGCAGCTTGGGGCTGGAAAACCTCGAGCTTCTACCAAAGCCGGCGGCCGTCATTGTTTCGTCGCACCTCTGCGACGGCGGCCGGCGCTCACTCTACCGCCACAGCCGTTCGTTCGGCTGCCCATTCTACGTTCTCGATGTCCCCTATGCCGCGACGCCGGACGGAGCGGCCTGGCTCGCCCACCAGATTGAGCGCACAGCCCGAGATCTGGTGCTGAAGGTGCCCGGGCTCTCCCTCGCCGGCCTGCCGGGGGCACTCGCAGCCGCCAACCGCGCCCGCACCGAGTATCTGGCCGTCTGCCGGCTCAGGCGCGAGCGGCCCGCACCCTGGGCTGGGAGCGAGGCTTTGAACTACGTGGCGGTTTTCCTTTCGGGCTGGGGAAGCAGCTGGCTGCCTGAGTTTTACGCCCAGCTCAGGTGCCACTTGGAGGAAGCCATCCGCCGCCGCGCCTTTCCGGTCCCCCAAGAGCGCCACCGCCTGCTCTGGCTCAATCTTCGCCCCTACTACGCCACCCCGATTTTCACCTACCTGGAAAAGGAGTGCAACACCTCCACAGCCTTCGAAGAATACAGTCACCTCTACTGGCCGGCGCACACCCCCGAAGCCTGGGCGGAAAGCTTAGCCGCCAAGCTCGTGGCCCACTTCGGCTGGGGACCGATCGAGCGGAGGCTGGCAACCGTCTGGTCCCTGGTCCAGGAGTATGGAATAGACGGGGTAGTCCAGTTTAACCAATGGGGCTGCCGGCAGTCTAATGGCGGCGGTCGCTTCTTGGCCGACTTTTTGCGGGCGCGCGGTATTCCTTTTTTGGAGCTGGCGGGCGACGGCGTAGACGGGCGCAGTTCTGGAGCGGCCCAGCAGCTCACCCGCATTGCAGCTTTCGTTGAGTTGCTTGAAGCCCGAAATACGCTGCCGCCGGGTCGACGAATTGAGGCAATCACACGGCAAAACGAGGTGCATGATCATGCTGGTAGCCGGCATTGACTCCGGTTCAACCGCCACCAAAGTGGTGCTCCTTGCCGACGGGCGGGTTTGTGCCGCCTACACTGCCGCCACAGGTGCAGACCCTCAGCGCGCGGCTGCGCGCTGCCTGGAAGCGGCTTTGGCCCGGGCCGGGGCTCCGGCCGCCGACGTAAAAGCCGTGGTGGCCACCGGCTATGGGCGCGAACGCTTGTCCCAAGCCGACCGGACGCTCACAGAGATCACCTGCCATGCTCGAGGCGCTCACGCCCTGGTACCGGAGGCCCGGACCGTGATCGACATCGGCGGACAGGACTCCAAGGTGATCCGCCTCGACGACGCGGGACTGCTGCTCGACTTCGTCATGAACGACAAGTGCGCGGCCGGCACGGGACGTTTCCTCGAGGTTATGGCCAATCGGCTCGAGATTGACCTTATGAGTTTCGGCGGCGAGTGGCTCAGGGCCAAAGCGGCCGCCAAGGTTTCCAGCACGTGTACTGTTTTTGCGGAGTCAGAGGTGATCGGCCTGGTCGCCGCCGGCACACCGCGGCCGGTCATTATTCGCGGGCTGTGCGAAGCCGTGGCCGCGCGCATCGCCGGTATGGCGCGCCGGGCGGGCGTGGTCCCGGCCGTCGTTTTTACCGGCGGGGTAAGCCTGAACGCCGGGGTTAGAAAATCGCTGGAGCAGCTCATCGGGCAAAAAATAGTCGTGCCCCCACTCTCTCAGTTCATGGGGGCGTACGGAGCAGCGCTTTTTGCCAGGGACTTGGCCCAGGAAAGGGCGGAAGCGGCCGGCGTGTCCCATTAGCACTTAGTGAAAGAGAAAGATCCGGTCACGGTAGTCGCGTAGTATGTCTTGGCGCAGGTAGGTGATAAGGCGGGCCAACATGCCGGCCGCCTCTTCGCGCGTAAGGTAGGCGTTGGGGCGGGCGCGGCCGAAGCTGTCGCCGCTCACCAGCCCGATCTCGCGGGCCACAGCGAAGCTTCCCCGCGCCCAAGTCGGGATCTCGCGGTCGTCGGCAAAGCCTGTGCTCGCGGCAGCCGGGCTCAAATTTTCAAAGCCGAGGGCGCGGATAAAGGCGGTGACGGCCTGCGCACGCGTAAGATTCGCCTTGGCGCCGAAGTACCCCGGCGCTACACCCGTCATGATGCCGCGGTCGCTCACCTCTTTGAGATAGGGCCAGGCGGGGTCGGTGGCGGCCAGGTCGCGGTAGGGGCTCACAGGTGGCGGCGGCGCCTGTCCGAAGGGCAGGCGGCCGGTGGGTGGCGGGGCGGGTGGCTGAAGGCGCAGGGCGTGCGCCAGGGCCAGGGCAAACTCCCGCCGCGTCACGGGCGCTGTAGGGTGAAAATACTTATCCTGCCAGTCCCAGGCGGCGAGGCTTCCCAAAAGGGTGATGTCGGCCGCCGACCAGCGCCCGCCCACGTCCACATACTCCGGCACCGGCAGGCGCCGCGTGCTGGGTGTACCGGTGAGGTTGAGCGTCTTTTCGCCGCGGTTGCGCCGGCTGCCGGAAACCTCGCCCGCACTGTCCAGGCGGGGCAGGTCGTAACTCACCCGAAGTATCCCTTCCTGCGTTTCGGTTTCCAGGTACCCGCCGGCAAAGCTGATTTCGCGCGGCTCATTGGGGACATACTTCAGGTCGAACTTGCCCGTGCGCGAAACCTGGCTGGTGAAGGTGCCGTCCCAGGAACTATGGTGCTCCACCGTGCGCCGCACCGGCCGTCCCTGGTCGTCGGTGGTCTGCTCTTGGGTGGTCCAGGTGCGGTCGGAGGTAACCGTGCCGTACATGGCCTGAACCTCGGTCCGCCCCCAGGGCTGGTCGTACCCGGTGATGTCGCCGGACAGCGTCACGGTAACCGTGCCTTCGTTCTGGTTGATGGTATAGACGCGGCGCCCTTCCACGTTCCCGGCGAAGTAGGAAACGGCGGGCTCATTCACTGTTACGGTGGAACGGTTCCACACCGAGCTGCCTTCGTCCAGGGTATAGCGGGTGCGGCCGACGGTAATGGTTTCGCGCATGCGCACGGCCTGGGTTTGGGCCGTAACCTGCTT
Coding sequences:
- a CDS encoding S-layer homology domain-containing protein, whose translation is MRRQLGTFLTVFLVCAALLSPGASAAPSPAGLEGGISGDLGINGSATYQEVVLVTGEPLVVSGTVMKRQGRARGNTVEDTYTYRLENKAAGLVLTRQLTLATTWKEEGKQVTAQTQAVRMRETITVGRTRYTLDEGSSVWNRSTVTVNEPAVSYFAGNVEGRRVYTINQNEGTVTVTLSGDITGYDQPWGRTEVQAMYGTVTSDRTWTTQEQTTDDQGRPVRRTVEHHSSWDGTFTSQVSRTGKFDLKYVPNEPREISFAGGYLETETQEGILRVSYDLPRLDSAGEVSGSRRNRGEKTLNLTGTPSTRRLPVPEYVDVGGRWSAADITLLGSLAAWDWQDKYFHPTAPVTRREFALALAHALRLQPPAPPPTGRLPFGQAPPPPVSPYRDLAATDPAWPYLKEVSDRGIMTGVAPGYFGAKANLTRAQAVTAFIRALGFENLSPAAASTGFADDREIPTWARGSFAVAREIGLVSGDSFGRARPNAYLTREEAAGMLARLITYLRQDILRDYRDRIFLFH
- a CDS encoding 2-hydroxyacyl-CoA dehydratase subunit D, producing MKEKKGTIRSGPLSPGGNVRGLQLARMFLTNNLTYFLARLALRPLGRRLRPYQEAAVQGILAELHAAYSGEKPVIFASAFVPTELIYGLGAIPVLPEVWSGFAAAAGFGAPAVTASEAAGYSQDLCSFHRCSLGLENLELLPKPAAVIVSSHLCDGGRRSLYRHSRSFGCPFYVLDVPYAATPDGAAWLAHQIERTARDLVLKVPGLSLAGLPGALAAANRARTEYLAVCRLRRERPAPWAGSEALNYVAVFLSGWGSSWLPEFYAQLRCHLEEAIRRRAFPVPQERHRLLWLNLRPYYATPIFTYLEKECNTSTAFEEYSHLYWPAHTPEAWAESLAAKLVAHFGWGPIERRLATVWSLVQEYGIDGVVQFNQWGCRQSNGGGRFLADFLRARGIPFLELAGDGVDGRSSGAAQQLTRIAAFVELLEARNTLPPGRRIEAITRQNEVHDHAGSRH
- the fetB gene encoding iron export ABC transporter permease subunit FetB, with translation MSYLSLTLSLSFVGLAMFISLWQHLKLEKDLLVGTVRAFIQLTAVGYVLKFIFEPAGWQYVTPMLAVMVLVAGQNAARRGEGLPGAFRLATLAIAVAEAVTLGMLVGLGIIPFTPQYVIPISGMVIGNAMVASGLTLNRLRAEVAAQRPGILAALALGGTSRQAAEPALKAAVKAGMIPTVDSMKTVGLVQLPGMMTGQIIAGASPVEAVKYQILVQFMLSASVGITSMLVALLGYRLFFTSTHQLRLPGTIPGR
- a CDS encoding acyl-CoA dehydratase activase, which produces MLVAGIDSGSTATKVVLLADGRVCAAYTAATGADPQRAAARCLEAALARAGAPAADVKAVVATGYGRERLSQADRTLTEITCHARGAHALVPEARTVIDIGGQDSKVIRLDDAGLLLDFVMNDKCAAGTGRFLEVMANRLEIDLMSFGGEWLRAKAAAKVSSTCTVFAESEVIGLVAAGTPRPVIIRGLCEAVAARIAGMARRAGVVPAVVFTGGVSLNAGVRKSLEQLIGQKIVVPPLSQFMGAYGAALFARDLAQERAEAAGVSH
- a CDS encoding 2-hydroxyacyl-CoA dehydratase subunit D, yielding MLLTTCSYIPLEIPLALGIPARRLIAKPAGPQADPYLPRDFCPYARGVLSQVSADEASRAHLGVAVAGSCDAMRRVYDALRHYAPGIRSYYLDVPRTQDQDAVSYYAGVLRSFARELAAGYPGAPPEKEWPERLRQAAEELNFLRRALLTAYPTAEPVPNSSGSGEKPLRACATVTEWVELCLALNEALALPGPSRPHRLQAVEAVLRQRTAPAALRGPAVLLTGSFLLDATVPAAIEATGFSIAAVDSCLGWRSLKVMLPEAEGDIFSRLAAAYLRKPPCPRLLVREARRRWLDALLFTEGKAAKVDGVVYFVPKFCDHGYYESVDVKDRLSEYGLPFLLLEGEYGAGLTAQTRTRLAAFRELLEERRRAQGALEAKEE